TCCCGCTCTCAGGGATGTTCGGTTATGCTACTGACCTCAGGTCCAAGACGCAGGGAAGGGCAAACTATACAATGCAGTTTTCACATTACGAAGAGGTGCCCAAGGCCATAGCTGAGGCCATCGTAGCAAAGGTTAAAGGTTAAGGGTGAATAAATTGACTAATATTTTTATAAGTATAAGCAGGAGGCAATAATGGCGAAGGCAAAATTTGAGAGGACGAAGCCGCATTGCAACGTAGGGACGATAGGGCACGTAGACCACGGCAAGACCACACTGACGGCAGCAATAACCAAAGTGCTGTCATTCAAGGGACAGGCGCAGT
The window above is part of the Nitrospirota bacterium genome. Proteins encoded here:
- the tuf gene encoding elongation factor Tu (EF-Tu; promotes GTP-dependent binding of aminoacyl-tRNA to the A-site of ribosomes during protein biosynthesis; when the tRNA anticodon matches the mRNA codon, GTP hydrolysis results; the inactive EF-Tu-GDP leaves the ribosome and release of GDP is promoted by elongation factor Ts; many prokaryotes have two copies of the gene encoding EF-Tu); its protein translation is MAKAKFERTKPHCNVGTIGHVDHGKTTLTAAITKVLSFKGQAQ